One genomic region from Pseudomonas hormoni encodes:
- a CDS encoding DUF3309 family protein — protein MDMGTILIIILILLLVGGLPVFPHSRSWGYGPSGIIGVVLVVLLILLLLGKI, from the coding sequence ATCGACATGGGCACAATTTTAATCATTATTCTGATCCTCCTGCTCGTAGGCGGCCTGCCGGTCTTCCCACACTCCAGAAGTTGGGGTTATGGCCCGTCGGGTATCATCGGCGTGGTGTTGGTGGTGCTGTTGATCCTGCTGTTACTCGGCAAGATATAA
- a CDS encoding SDR family oxidoreductase, with product MQNRMMITGAGSGLGREIALRWAREGWQLALSDVSEPGLQETLKLVREAGGDGFIQRCDVRDYSQLTAFAQACEVKLGGIDVIVNNAGVASGGFFSELSLEDWDWQIAINLMGVVKGCKAFLPLLEKSKGKIINIASMAALMQGPAMSNYNVAKAGVVALSESLLIELAQQEIGVHVVCPSFFQTNLLDSFRGPTPAMKAQVGKLLESSPITATDIADYIYQHVAAGEFMILPHEQGRMAWALKQKNPQLLYDEMTVMADKMRAKAKQTAG from the coding sequence ATGCAAAATCGCATGATGATCACTGGCGCGGGCTCGGGCCTGGGTCGCGAAATCGCGCTGCGCTGGGCGCGTGAAGGCTGGCAACTGGCCTTGTCGGATGTCAGCGAGCCCGGTCTGCAGGAAACCCTGAAGCTGGTTCGCGAAGCTGGCGGCGACGGTTTTATCCAGCGTTGCGATGTGCGTGATTACAGTCAGCTCACCGCTTTCGCCCAGGCCTGTGAAGTGAAACTCGGCGGCATCGATGTCATCGTCAACAACGCCGGCGTCGCCTCGGGCGGGTTCTTCAGCGAGCTGTCCCTTGAGGACTGGGATTGGCAGATCGCGATCAACCTGATGGGCGTGGTCAAAGGCTGCAAGGCATTCCTGCCGCTACTGGAAAAAAGCAAAGGCAAGATCATCAACATCGCGTCGATGGCCGCGTTGATGCAAGGCCCGGCCATGAGCAACTACAACGTGGCCAAGGCCGGCGTGGTGGCGTTGTCCGAAAGCCTGCTGATCGAACTGGCGCAGCAGGAAATCGGCGTGCACGTGGTGTGCCCTTCGTTCTTCCAGACCAACCTGCTGGATTCTTTCCGCGGCCCGACGCCGGCCATGAAAGCCCAGGTCGGCAAATTGCTGGAAAGCTCGCCGATCACCGCGACAGACATTGCCGACTACATCTATCAGCACGTGGCCGCCGGCGAATTCATGATCCTGCCCCACGAACAGGGCCGCATGGCGTGGGCGCTCAAGCAGAAGAATCCGCAACTGCTCTACGATGAGATGACCGTCATGGCCGATAAAATGCGCGCCAAGGCCAAACAGACTGCAGGCTGA
- a CDS encoding translation initiation factor 2, which yields MKPIFSAVWLSICLLMTFQAESIMAASVQEKPAAGTASKKTAPVKKAAPAKKNVAKAKKRPPIASKSKPASEVVKTQLPSVDLDLSLPEEMAEELKPIGTVPLPRHDAVLPQMFGDKAGSSPFQLNGRLISNEMKLQLRNEERRDVEGAALEFEFKR from the coding sequence ATGAAACCGATTTTTTCCGCCGTCTGGCTGTCGATCTGCCTGTTGATGACCTTCCAGGCGGAAAGCATCATGGCGGCTTCCGTTCAGGAAAAACCCGCTGCTGGAACGGCCTCGAAAAAAACAGCACCGGTCAAGAAAGCCGCACCGGCCAAAAAGAATGTGGCCAAGGCGAAAAAACGTCCGCCCATTGCCTCCAAATCCAAACCCGCTAGCGAGGTCGTGAAAACCCAACTGCCTTCGGTTGACCTGGATTTGAGTCTGCCCGAGGAGATGGCCGAAGAGTTAAAGCCGATCGGTACAGTCCCGTTGCCCCGGCACGACGCCGTGTTGCCGCAAATGTTCGGTGACAAGGCCGGCAGCTCTCCCTTTCAGCTCAACGGGCGACTGATCAGCAACGAAATGAAGTTGCAACTGCGTAACGAAGAGCGCCGTGACGTTGAAGGCGCCGCGCTGGAATTCGAGTTCAAACGATAA
- a CDS encoding YnfA family protein, translated as MLNYLWFFLAALFEIAGCFAFWMWLREGKSVWWVVPALLSLTLFALLLTRVEATYAGRAYAAYGGIYIIASIGWLAVVERIRPLGSDWIGVALCVIGASVILFGPRFSAS; from the coding sequence ATGCTCAATTACCTGTGGTTTTTTCTCGCCGCCCTGTTTGAAATCGCCGGCTGCTTTGCCTTCTGGATGTGGTTGCGCGAAGGTAAAAGCGTCTGGTGGGTCGTGCCGGCGTTGCTCAGCCTGACCTTGTTCGCGCTGCTGCTGACCCGTGTCGAGGCGACCTACGCCGGGCGCGCCTATGCCGCCTACGGTGGCATCTACATCATTGCGTCGATTGGCTGGCTGGCGGTGGTCGAACGGATTCGTCCGCTGGGTTCGGACTGGATTGGCGTGGCGCTGTGTGTGATTGGTGCGAGCGTCATCCTGTTCGGCCCGCGTTTTTCCGCTTCCTGA
- a CDS encoding LTA synthase family protein: MAIPDALSQQRSSSRLLQPTVKSHLAYTLLCALVMMVMFSLLRVALLVYNREMILDTPASTFFEAFANGLRFDLRLVVYLSIPLLLALFSARAMAARGFFRFWLTIASSIALFLGLMEMDFYREFHQRLNGLVFQYVKEDPKTVMSMLWYGFPVVRYLLAWAVGTLILTLAFKGADRATRPRGPFSGGSIGTRQIAPWYSRIAVFVVCLLVCVVAARGTLRQGPPLRWGDVYTTDSNFANQLGLNGTLSLIAAAKSRMSEERDNIWKATLEQPLAQQTVRDMLLTPSDKLVDPETAAVRRNYTPNADKTLPVKNVVVILMESFAGHSVGALGRPGNVTPYFDKLSKEGLLFDRFFSNGTHTHQGMFATMACFPNLPGFEYLMQTPEGSHKLSGLPQLLSARDYDDVYVYNGDFAWDNQSGFFSNQGMTNFIGRNDFVNPVFSDPTWGVSDQDMFNRGLEELKARDGKDKKPFYALLQTLSNHTPYAMPTPLPVERVTDRGSLNEHLTAMRYSDWALGQFFEKARKEPYFKETLFVIVGDHGFGNEQQITEMDLGRFNVPMLLIGPGVQDKFGQVDHTVGTQIDIVPTIMGRIGGDVIHQCWGRDLLNLPEGDKGFGVIKPSGSDQTVALLTADRVLVLPKEMPPKLYQYELGANPKGEVIPESADEAALKQKLESFIQTATKSLIDNTAGVVDGKPD; this comes from the coding sequence ATGGCAATCCCGGACGCCCTGAGTCAGCAGCGATCTTCCAGTCGCCTGCTGCAACCGACCGTCAAATCGCATCTGGCCTACACGCTGCTGTGTGCCTTGGTCATGATGGTCATGTTCAGCCTGCTGCGCGTGGCGCTGCTGGTCTACAACCGCGAGATGATCCTCGACACCCCGGCCTCGACCTTTTTCGAAGCGTTCGCCAACGGCTTGCGTTTCGACCTGCGCCTGGTGGTCTACCTCAGCATTCCGCTGTTGCTGGCCCTGTTCAGCGCCCGCGCCATGGCCGCCCGCGGGTTCTTCCGCTTCTGGTTGACCATCGCTTCGAGCATCGCGTTGTTCCTCGGCCTGATGGAGATGGACTTCTACCGTGAATTCCACCAGCGCCTCAACGGCCTGGTCTTCCAGTATGTGAAGGAAGACCCGAAAACCGTGATGAGCATGCTCTGGTACGGTTTCCCGGTGGTTCGCTACCTGCTGGCCTGGGCCGTGGGCACCTTGATCCTGACCCTGGCGTTCAAGGGCGCCGACCGTGCAACCCGTCCTCGCGGTCCGTTCAGCGGCGGCAGCATCGGCACTCGCCAGATCGCCCCGTGGTACTCGCGCATCGCAGTGTTTGTGGTGTGTTTGCTGGTCTGCGTCGTCGCGGCTCGCGGCACCCTGCGCCAAGGTCCGCCACTGCGCTGGGGTGACGTCTACACCACCGACTCGAACTTCGCCAACCAGTTGGGCCTCAACGGTACTCTGTCGCTGATCGCGGCAGCCAAGAGCCGGATGTCCGAAGAACGCGACAACATCTGGAAAGCCACACTGGAGCAGCCGCTGGCGCAGCAGACCGTACGTGACATGTTGCTGACGCCCAGCGACAAACTGGTCGATCCGGAAACGGCCGCTGTTCGCCGCAACTACACCCCAAATGCCGACAAAACCCTACCGGTCAAGAACGTCGTCGTGATCCTGATGGAAAGCTTCGCCGGTCACTCGGTGGGCGCGTTGGGGCGTCCGGGCAACGTCACGCCATACTTCGACAAACTGTCGAAAGAAGGCTTGTTGTTCGACCGTTTCTTCTCCAACGGCACGCACACCCACCAGGGTATGTTCGCCACCATGGCCTGCTTCCCGAACCTGCCGGGTTTCGAATACCTGATGCAAACGCCGGAAGGCAGCCACAAGCTGTCTGGCCTGCCGCAATTGCTCAGCGCCCGTGACTACGACGATGTGTATGTCTACAACGGCGACTTCGCCTGGGACAACCAGTCGGGCTTCTTCAGCAACCAGGGCATGACCAACTTCATCGGGCGTAACGACTTCGTTAACCCGGTGTTCTCCGACCCGACCTGGGGCGTGTCCGACCAGGACATGTTCAACCGTGGCCTGGAAGAGTTGAAAGCCCGCGACGGCAAGGACAAAAAACCGTTCTATGCCTTGCTGCAAACCTTGTCCAACCACACGCCATACGCTATGCCGACACCGTTGCCGGTCGAGCGCGTGACCGACCGTGGCAGCCTCAACGAACATTTGACCGCCATGCGTTACTCCGACTGGGCGCTGGGTCAGTTCTTCGAGAAGGCGCGCAAGGAGCCTTACTTCAAGGAAACCCTGTTCGTGATCGTCGGCGACCACGGTTTCGGCAATGAACAGCAGATCACGGAAATGGATCTGGGCCGATTCAACGTACCGATGTTGTTGATCGGGCCGGGCGTCCAGGACAAGTTCGGCCAGGTCGACCACACCGTGGGCACCCAGATTGACATCGTGCCGACCATCATGGGCCGTATCGGTGGCGACGTGATTCACCAGTGCTGGGGCCGTGACTTGCTGAACCTGCCGGAAGGCGACAAGGGTTTCGGCGTGATCAAACCGTCGGGTAGCGATCAGACCGTAGCGTTGCTGACCGCAGACCGCGTGTTGGTACTGCCCAAAGAGATGCCGCCGAAGCTGTATCAATACGAACTGGGCGCCAATCCGAAAGGTGAAGTGATCCCGGAGTCGGCTGACGAAGCGGCCCTCAAGCAGAAGCTCGAGTCGTTCATCCAGACGGCGACCAAAAGCCTGATCGACAACACCGCCGGTGTGGTTGACGGCAAGCCGGACTAA
- a CDS encoding START domain-containing protein, giving the protein MGSLHRLAVLCGLTVVLATSAAQAEDWKVAKNEDGIKVSLSEVAGSDYKAYQGVTLMKTTMAKLRALQEDVAGACTWIHECKMQKLLKHEGDQSWTYTQFNTPWPVTPRDSVLHITTTEGADGSLTRKLEGVPKYIPEEKGFVRVTKVEGFWKLVPKGDQVEVTYQVHTEPGGSIPSMVANKFVVDAPFNTLKALKERAEK; this is encoded by the coding sequence ATGGGTTCGCTGCATCGTTTGGCTGTGCTGTGTGGTTTGACGGTTGTGTTGGCGACTTCCGCCGCACAGGCTGAAGACTGGAAGGTGGCGAAGAATGAAGACGGCATCAAGGTGTCCTTGAGCGAAGTGGCCGGTTCTGACTACAAGGCTTATCAGGGCGTTACCCTGATGAAAACCACCATGGCCAAACTGCGCGCACTCCAGGAAGACGTGGCGGGCGCCTGCACCTGGATTCACGAGTGCAAAATGCAGAAGCTGCTCAAGCACGAAGGCGACCAGAGCTGGACCTACACTCAGTTCAATACGCCATGGCCGGTAACTCCGCGTGATTCGGTGCTGCATATCACGACCACCGAAGGCGCCGATGGCAGCCTGACGCGCAAACTTGAAGGTGTGCCGAAGTACATTCCCGAAGAGAAAGGTTTCGTGCGGGTTACCAAGGTTGAGGGGTTCTGGAAATTGGTGCCCAAGGGTGATCAGGTTGAAGTGACTTATCAGGTTCACACTGAGCCGGGTGGGAGCATTCCGTCGATGGTGGCCAACAAGTTTGTGGTTGATGCGCCGTTTAATACTTTGAAGGCGCTGAAGGAGCGGGCTGAGAAGTAA
- the csrA gene encoding carbon storage regulator CsrA, translating to MLVLSRVVGEMISIGDTISVRILAVNGNSVRFGVEAPQNVNVHRAEVYERIQVKLAKTKAR from the coding sequence ATGCTTGTACTCAGCCGCGTTGTGGGTGAAATGATCTCCATCGGTGACACCATTTCCGTGCGCATTCTGGCCGTCAATGGAAACAGCGTGCGCTTCGGCGTCGAGGCGCCGCAGAACGTCAACGTGCACCGGGCCGAAGTCTACGAGCGCATCCAGGTCAAGCTGGCGAAAACCAAGGCACGTTGA
- a CDS encoding YkgJ family cysteine cluster protein yields the protein MKCREGCGACCIAPSISSPIPGMPNGKAAGERCVQLSVENLCSIFGQPERPAVCSAFEADAEVCGSSSDEAIRLLGWWEQMTAA from the coding sequence ATGAAATGCCGTGAAGGCTGTGGCGCCTGTTGCATTGCCCCTTCCATCAGTTCGCCGATTCCCGGCATGCCCAATGGCAAAGCCGCCGGAGAACGTTGCGTACAACTCTCTGTCGAAAACCTGTGCAGTATTTTCGGCCAACCGGAACGTCCTGCTGTGTGTTCGGCGTTCGAAGCCGACGCCGAAGTCTGCGGAAGCAGCAGTGACGAAGCGATCAGATTGCTGGGCTGGTGGGAGCAGATGACGGCCGCGTGA